CTTGTATTCAGGCGGAAAATCTGATGATTCCACTTCAATAAAAGAATTTCGACGGTAGAAAGAATGAGCAGCACAGGGCTCGGGAGTGGTCTCGAAGCAAATGAACGCGAAATTCATGGATTTTGCCCAATCGAAAGCTGTATCAAGAAGATTCTGAGCTATCCGCCTAGGCTTTCCACGATACTCAGGGTGCACAAACATTTTTCCGAGTTTAGCAATCCCGCCACCCAAATTCAATAATGCGCTTGTCCCCACTAAAGTATCTTCGAGATATGCGACCCAGAAATTCCCATCAGAGGCTCTGTAGAATTCATCAATATTGTTTAGTTCCGGCTGAGGAAATTCTGTTTCTGTAAAGCCGAATTCGATTCTCTGGATTCCCCGAATAAGTTCATTTACACCATCACAGTCCGAGAACACATAGTTTCGTATTTCTAAATTTTCCATGTTCACTTCCTTTGGGAATAGATCATTGAGTTTAAATAATAGAGAATATTTAATACATTTTTTGTAATTCACTTTGATCTTACATTTTTTCTGACTCAACAATACAGTAAAACGGTTCGATATCTATTTTTTCACCAAATTGAATATATTCTGTCATTCTTAATCCACATTCTTTTAAGAATAATTCCACTGCTGCTTTAGGATCATCTGACATATCTATACCAAATTGCGAAGT
This genomic stretch from Oceanispirochaeta sp. M1 harbors:
- a CDS encoding GNAT family N-acetyltransferase, coding for MENLEIRNYVFSDCDGVNELIRGIQRIEFGFTETEFPQPELNNIDEFYRASDGNFWVAYLEDTLVGTSALLNLGGGIAKLGKMFVHPEYRGKPRRIAQNLLDTAFDWAKSMNFAFICFETTPEPCAAHSFYRRNSFIEVESSDFPPEYKLCPYPSRYFMKKLESRR